One window from the genome of Amycolatopsis sp. NBC_01480 encodes:
- a CDS encoding sigma-54-dependent Fis family transcriptional regulator: MTESTGSLASPDRLATAREQFLCTEEFDSGSVRKTILASWSRSRTHQVAADHVVTPFVEDPDLETPLLQSAGAVLDGLQDKLSDLAVSVVLTDDQALVLDRRTEDRALERYLDGVQLARGFSYAEEFVGTNGIGTALEGRQATAVFGHEHYAENLDTLACAGVPIRHPISGQVLGLLDLTCWRKDAGPLLLALAKATAHDIETEMTNQVGLRELSLFSAYLRACRRGQGIVLAVNNDLVMLNDHARQLLVPEDQAALLARAVEALDTQSDRSLSMDLPSGARARLSYTPVSSDVGPAGGVVRARLLQEPEVVAARADARLPVLPGIVGTGALWARACHSIGRFARDRKWTVVEGEAGSGKLALSRAAHSAATAGAPCEVVELAGGGEWETRVREALGKGLGSVVFRHLDALPAKQQRALAEVLDEARLDARVWGVATVSEGRQDGLDADLMRHFPTSVLVPPLRHHIEDVRALVPFLLAQLGKGPLLHCSPGALQLLLRNEWPGNVAQLRRVLRTVVHTRRAGVVEPEDLPPECRTVVKRVLNPLESLERDAIVRALLDTDGNKSRAAHALGMSRATIYRKIRDYGIDIPS; encoded by the coding sequence TTGACCGAGTCCACCGGCTCCCTCGCGTCGCCGGACCGGCTGGCGACGGCCAGGGAACAGTTCCTGTGCACCGAGGAATTCGATTCCGGATCGGTCCGCAAGACGATCCTGGCTTCGTGGTCGCGTTCGCGGACCCACCAGGTGGCCGCGGACCACGTGGTCACGCCCTTCGTCGAGGACCCTGATCTGGAGACGCCGCTGCTGCAGAGCGCGGGCGCGGTGCTGGACGGGCTGCAGGACAAGCTCAGCGACCTCGCGGTCAGCGTCGTGCTGACCGACGACCAGGCGCTGGTGCTCGACCGCCGGACCGAGGACCGGGCGCTCGAGCGGTACCTCGATGGGGTGCAGCTGGCCCGCGGTTTCAGCTACGCCGAGGAGTTCGTTGGTACGAACGGGATCGGCACGGCACTCGAAGGGCGGCAGGCGACCGCGGTGTTCGGCCACGAGCACTACGCGGAGAACCTGGACACGCTCGCCTGCGCCGGCGTGCCGATCCGGCACCCGATCTCCGGGCAGGTGCTGGGCCTGCTCGACCTGACCTGCTGGCGCAAGGACGCCGGGCCGTTGCTGCTGGCGCTGGCGAAGGCGACCGCGCACGACATCGAGACGGAGATGACGAACCAGGTCGGCCTCCGCGAGCTGAGCCTGTTCTCGGCGTACCTGCGGGCCTGCCGGCGCGGGCAGGGCATCGTGCTCGCGGTCAACAACGACCTGGTGATGCTGAACGACCACGCGCGCCAGCTGCTCGTGCCCGAGGACCAGGCCGCGCTGCTCGCGCGGGCGGTGGAAGCGCTCGACACGCAGTCCGACCGGTCGCTGTCGATGGACCTGCCCAGCGGCGCCCGCGCGCGGCTCTCGTACACCCCGGTCTCCAGCGACGTCGGCCCGGCCGGCGGCGTGGTGCGGGCCCGGCTGCTGCAGGAGCCGGAGGTGGTCGCCGCGCGCGCCGACGCCCGGCTGCCGGTGCTGCCCGGGATCGTCGGGACCGGTGCGTTGTGGGCGCGTGCTTGTCACTCGATCGGCCGCTTCGCGCGGGACCGGAAGTGGACCGTCGTCGAAGGCGAGGCCGGCAGCGGCAAGCTCGCGCTGTCCCGGGCCGCGCACTCGGCCGCGACGGCCGGCGCGCCGTGCGAGGTCGTCGAGCTGGCCGGCGGCGGCGAGTGGGAGACGCGGGTGCGCGAGGCGCTCGGGAAGGGGCTCGGCTCGGTCGTCTTCCGGCACCTGGACGCGTTGCCCGCCAAGCAACAGCGGGCGCTGGCCGAGGTGCTCGACGAGGCCCGGCTCGACGCGCGGGTGTGGGGTGTCGCCACGGTTTCGGAGGGCCGCCAGGACGGCTTGGACGCCGACCTGATGCGTCACTTCCCGACGTCGGTTTTGGTGCCGCCGCTGCGGCACCACATCGAGGACGTGCGCGCGCTGGTGCCGTTCCTGCTGGCGCAGCTGGGCAAGGGCCCGCTGCTGCACTGCTCGCCGGGCGCGCTGCAACTGCTGCTGCGCAACGAATGGCCGGGCAACGTCGCCCAGCTGCGCCGGGTGCTGCGGACCGTGGTGCACACGCGCCGCGCCGGCGTGGTCGAGCCGGAGGACCTGCCGCCGGAGTGCCGGACCGTGGTCAAGCGCGTGCTGAACCCGCTGGAGTCGCTGGAACGGGACGCGATCGTGCGCGCGCTGCTCGACACCGACGGCAACAAGTCCCGCGCCGCGCACGCGCTCGGCATGTCCCGGGCGACGATCTACCGCAAGATCCGCGATTACGGCATCGACATCCCGTCGTGA
- a CDS encoding methane monooxygenase — protein sequence MSRQSLSKAHKKITELSWEPTFATPAKRFGTDYKFDKAPKKDPLKQILRSYFPMEEEKDNRVFGAMDGAIRGNMFRQVQERWMEWQKLFLSIIPFPEISAARAMPMAIDAVPNPEVHNGLAVQMIDEVRHSTIQMNLKRLYMNHYIDPAGFDITEKAFSNNYAGTIGRQFGEGFITGDAITAANIYLTVVAETAFTNTLFVAMPSEAAANGDYLLPTVFHSVQSDESRHISNGYSILLMALADEDNRQLLERDLRYAWWNNHCVVDAAIGTFIEYGTKDRRKDRDSYAEMWRRWIYDDYYRSYLIPLEKYGLKIPHDLVEQAWDRIINGFYVHRVAQFFATGWPVNYWRIDPMTDTDFEWFESKYPGWYNQFGKWWEAYSRLRYPGKNKPIAFEDVGYEYPHRCWTCMVPALIREDMVVEKVDGQWRTYCSETCAWTDTTAFRGEYEGRETPNMGRLTGKREWETLYDGMDLADIISDLGYVRDDGKTLIPQPHLNLDDAKKLWTLDDVRGIPFGSPNIALNKMSDAEREAHVAAYRANPNVTVA from the coding sequence GTGAGTCGACAAAGTCTGAGCAAGGCCCACAAGAAGATCACGGAACTGTCGTGGGAACCGACCTTCGCGACCCCCGCGAAGCGCTTCGGCACCGACTACAAGTTCGACAAGGCACCCAAGAAGGACCCGCTGAAGCAGATCCTCCGCTCGTACTTCCCGATGGAGGAGGAAAAGGACAACCGCGTGTTCGGCGCCATGGACGGCGCCATCCGCGGCAACATGTTCCGCCAGGTCCAGGAGCGGTGGATGGAATGGCAGAAGCTGTTCCTGTCGATCATCCCGTTCCCGGAGATCTCCGCGGCCCGCGCGATGCCGATGGCCATCGACGCGGTGCCCAACCCCGAGGTGCACAACGGCCTCGCGGTGCAGATGATCGACGAGGTCCGGCACTCGACGATCCAGATGAACCTCAAGCGCCTCTACATGAACCACTACATCGACCCGGCCGGGTTCGACATCACGGAGAAGGCGTTCTCCAACAACTACGCGGGCACGATCGGGCGGCAATTCGGCGAGGGGTTCATCACCGGTGACGCGATCACCGCGGCCAACATCTACCTGACGGTGGTCGCCGAAACCGCGTTCACCAACACGCTGTTCGTCGCGATGCCCTCGGAGGCGGCCGCCAACGGCGACTACCTGCTGCCGACGGTGTTCCACTCGGTGCAGTCCGACGAGTCGCGCCACATCAGCAACGGCTACTCCATCCTGCTGATGGCGCTGGCCGACGAGGACAACCGGCAGCTGCTGGAGCGGGACCTGCGCTACGCCTGGTGGAACAACCACTGCGTGGTGGACGCCGCGATCGGCACCTTCATCGAGTACGGCACGAAGGACCGCCGCAAGGACCGCGACAGCTACGCGGAGATGTGGCGCCGGTGGATCTACGACGACTACTACCGCAGCTACCTGATCCCGCTGGAGAAGTACGGCCTGAAGATCCCGCACGACCTGGTCGAGCAGGCCTGGGACCGGATCATCAACGGGTTCTACGTGCACCGCGTGGCCCAGTTCTTCGCCACCGGCTGGCCGGTGAACTACTGGCGCATCGACCCGATGACCGACACCGACTTCGAGTGGTTCGAGTCGAAGTACCCGGGCTGGTACAACCAGTTCGGCAAGTGGTGGGAGGCCTACAGCCGGCTGCGCTACCCGGGCAAGAACAAGCCGATCGCCTTCGAGGACGTCGGCTACGAGTACCCGCACCGCTGCTGGACCTGCATGGTGCCCGCGCTGATCCGCGAGGACATGGTGGTGGAGAAGGTCGACGGCCAGTGGCGCACCTACTGCTCGGAGACCTGTGCCTGGACCGACACCACCGCGTTCCGCGGCGAGTACGAGGGCCGCGAGACGCCGAACATGGGCCGGCTCACGGGCAAGCGCGAGTGGGAGACGCTGTACGACGGGATGGACCTCGCCGACATCATCTCCGACCTGGGCTACGTCCGCGACGACGGGAAGACCCTGATCCCGCAGCCGCACCTGAACCTCGACGACGCGAAGAAGCTCTGGACGCTCGACGACGTCCGCGGCATTCCCTTCGGCAGCCCCAACATCGCGCTGAACAAGATGTCGGACGCCGAGCGCGAGGCGCATGTCGCCGCCTACCGGGCGAACCCGAACGTCACGGTGGCCTGA
- a CDS encoding FAD-binding oxidoreductase produces MGEKHKIRFEPVGIDIEADEDETILNAAFRQGVMLMHGCKEGQCSACKSFLLEGDLQMDRYSTFALADYESEEGYVLLCRGHAYSDLEIELVNYDEDMIRSGLPVVTAGTTVESITGLTHDISLVRLKLDPEAGLRFHPGQYVDISIPGTEEHRSFSMANTSVVDGVLEFIIKRYPGGKFSGLLEGTLSAGDPLSVTGPYGTFTLRVSSDRRLVFVGGGAGMSPILSLLQQMADSGNEREAVYYYGARTERDLFHLEQMAELARQLPSFTFVPCLSESAPEGWPGEGEGETGLVTEVLERREANLADCDVYLCGPPPMVDAALPLLESMGVPGEQVFYDKFTITAAADD; encoded by the coding sequence ATGGGCGAGAAGCACAAGATCCGGTTCGAACCCGTCGGCATCGACATCGAGGCCGACGAGGACGAGACGATCCTCAACGCGGCCTTCCGGCAGGGCGTCATGCTCATGCACGGCTGCAAGGAGGGGCAGTGCTCGGCGTGCAAGTCCTTCCTGCTCGAAGGCGACCTGCAGATGGACCGGTACTCCACGTTCGCGCTGGCCGACTACGAGAGCGAGGAAGGCTACGTGCTGCTCTGCCGCGGGCACGCGTACTCCGACCTCGAAATCGAGCTGGTCAACTACGACGAGGACATGATCCGGTCCGGCCTGCCGGTCGTCACGGCGGGGACCACGGTGGAGTCGATCACCGGCCTCACGCACGACATCTCGCTCGTGCGGCTGAAGCTCGACCCCGAAGCCGGCCTGCGCTTCCACCCGGGGCAGTACGTCGACATCTCCATCCCCGGCACCGAGGAGCACCGGTCGTTCTCGATGGCCAACACCTCGGTCGTGGACGGGGTGCTCGAGTTCATCATCAAGCGCTACCCCGGCGGGAAGTTCTCCGGGCTGCTCGAGGGAACACTGTCCGCGGGCGACCCGCTTTCGGTGACCGGGCCGTACGGCACGTTCACCCTGCGGGTCAGCTCGGACCGGCGGCTGGTGTTCGTCGGCGGCGGGGCGGGCATGTCGCCCATCCTTTCGCTGCTGCAGCAGATGGCGGACAGCGGTAACGAGCGGGAGGCCGTGTACTACTACGGCGCCCGCACCGAGCGGGACCTGTTCCACCTCGAGCAGATGGCGGAACTCGCGCGGCAGCTGCCCAGCTTCACCTTCGTGCCCTGCCTTTCCGAGAGCGCGCCCGAGGGCTGGCCGGGCGAGGGCGAGGGCGAAACCGGGCTCGTCACCGAAGTGCTGGAACGCCGGGAGGCGAACCTCGCGGACTGCGACGTCTACCTGTGCGGCCCGCCGCCCATGGTCGACGCGGCGCTGCCCCTGCTGGAAAGCATGGGCGTGCCGGGCGAGCAGGTCTTCTACGACAAGTTCACGATCACCGCCGCCGCGGACGACTGA
- a CDS encoding aromatic/alkene monooxygenase hydroxylase subunit beta, translating into MVSTEKAPQSFPKPEFTGAEAGLLDFPSSTSRSYNYFKPRKLRATMYEDVTMDVQPDPERHLSQGWIYGFADGPGGYPKEWTALKSSDWHQFLDPNEEWEQTIYRNNSNVVRQIQLNLENAKNAGAYHNWTPTWARFIERHLGAWMHAEHGLGMHVFCSEQRSAPTNMINNAIAVNTAHKLRFAQDLALYNLDLSESDIPFDGAVHRAVWQEDPAWQGVRETVERLTAIGDWAESLFAANVVFEQLVGVLFRSHLVMQVAARNGDYVTPTLVGAGEHDYERDRSYTRVLFAMLTNDAAHSAHNKEVLTSWLEKWVPVATAAAKTLQPIWSQPHEKVVTFADSWDASVTGLRTLLDELALDEPKGLLS; encoded by the coding sequence ATGGTCAGTACGGAAAAGGCCCCGCAGAGCTTCCCGAAGCCGGAATTCACCGGCGCCGAAGCCGGGCTGCTGGACTTCCCGAGCTCGACGAGCCGCAGCTACAACTACTTCAAGCCGCGCAAGCTCCGCGCGACGATGTACGAGGACGTCACGATGGACGTCCAGCCCGACCCGGAACGCCACCTCTCGCAGGGCTGGATCTACGGCTTCGCGGACGGCCCCGGCGGCTACCCCAAGGAGTGGACGGCGCTCAAGTCGTCCGACTGGCACCAGTTCCTCGACCCCAACGAGGAGTGGGAGCAGACGATCTACCGGAACAACTCGAACGTGGTCCGGCAGATCCAGCTCAACCTCGAGAACGCCAAGAACGCCGGCGCTTACCACAACTGGACGCCGACCTGGGCGCGCTTCATCGAGCGGCACCTCGGCGCGTGGATGCACGCCGAGCACGGCCTCGGCATGCACGTGTTCTGCTCGGAGCAGCGGTCCGCGCCGACGAACATGATCAACAACGCCATCGCCGTGAACACCGCGCACAAGCTGCGCTTCGCCCAGGACCTGGCGCTCTACAACCTGGACCTGAGCGAGTCCGACATCCCGTTCGACGGCGCGGTGCACCGGGCGGTCTGGCAGGAGGACCCGGCGTGGCAGGGCGTGCGCGAGACCGTCGAGCGGCTCACCGCGATCGGTGACTGGGCCGAATCGCTGTTCGCCGCCAACGTGGTGTTCGAGCAGCTGGTGGGCGTGCTGTTCCGCAGCCACCTGGTGATGCAGGTGGCCGCGCGCAACGGCGACTACGTGACCCCGACGCTGGTCGGCGCGGGCGAGCACGACTACGAGCGGGACCGCAGCTACACCCGCGTCCTGTTCGCCATGCTCACCAACGACGCGGCCCACTCCGCGCACAACAAGGAGGTGCTCACCTCCTGGCTGGAGAAGTGGGTGCCGGTGGCCACCGCCGCGGCCAAGACGCTGCAGCCGATCTGGTCGCAGCCGCACGAGAAGGTCGTCACCTTCGCCGACTCCTGGGACGCGTCGGTGACCGGCCTGCGCACGCTGCTGGACGAGCTGGCCCTCGACGAGCCGAAAGGACTGCTTTCATGA
- the mimD gene encoding propane 2-monooxygenase effector subunit MimD: protein MTASRQYTVDRTASNMCGVTLMNNQNGYVVADVMRHKEGVTVAEYPSMIRVDGKNKVVFNWDEISDAIGFDFGQPDFEEIMSTHYGRMVHLDDETVLFANPEDAAEYIDFDLEPVE from the coding sequence ATGACCGCGAGCAGGCAGTACACCGTTGACCGCACGGCTTCGAACATGTGTGGCGTGACGCTGATGAACAACCAGAATGGCTACGTGGTGGCCGATGTGATGCGCCACAAGGAAGGCGTCACGGTCGCGGAGTACCCGTCGATGATCCGCGTCGACGGGAAGAACAAGGTCGTCTTCAACTGGGACGAGATCTCCGACGCGATCGGCTTCGACTTCGGCCAGCCCGACTTCGAGGAGATCATGTCGACCCACTACGGGCGCATGGTCCACCTCGACGACGAGACGGTCCTGTTCGCCAATCCGGAGGACGCCGCCGAGTACATCGATTTCGATCTCGAACCGGTCGAGTAG
- a CDS encoding amidohydrolase family protein: MYRKDGESYFIVDSHVHFWDGSPANQANRYGKGFIECFYDYHRNLSPSEWVWTLEKFGKYSEETLLNDLFTEGYVDKAIFQPTYLSDFYVNGFNTTEQDGAVSENNPGKFIVNGAFDPRDGEAGLDKLEALSERWNLKGVKLYTAEWKGDSKGWKLSDPWAYRYLEKCEQLGIRNVHVHKGPTIYPLNRDAFDVADVDDAASAFPELNFIIEHVGLPRLEDFCWIATQEPNVYGGLAVAMPFIHTRPRYFAQIIGELLYWLDENRITFASDYAIWQPKWLVESFVDFQIPEDMQSEYGTLTPEIKKKILGLNAAKLYDIEVPAEVTAGLAGAPADSGEAVGSAPKVPA; encoded by the coding sequence ATGTATCGCAAGGACGGCGAAAGCTACTTCATCGTCGACAGCCACGTGCACTTCTGGGACGGCAGCCCGGCCAACCAGGCCAACCGGTACGGCAAGGGCTTCATCGAGTGCTTCTACGACTACCACCGCAACCTCAGCCCGTCGGAGTGGGTGTGGACGCTGGAGAAGTTCGGCAAGTACTCCGAGGAGACGCTGCTGAACGACCTGTTCACCGAGGGCTACGTGGACAAGGCCATCTTCCAGCCGACCTACCTGAGCGACTTCTACGTCAACGGCTTCAACACCACCGAGCAGGACGGCGCGGTCTCGGAGAACAACCCCGGCAAGTTCATCGTCAACGGTGCCTTCGACCCGCGTGACGGCGAGGCCGGCCTGGACAAGCTCGAGGCGCTCTCGGAGCGCTGGAACCTCAAGGGCGTCAAGCTCTACACGGCCGAGTGGAAGGGCGACTCCAAGGGCTGGAAGCTGTCCGACCCGTGGGCCTACCGCTACCTGGAGAAGTGCGAGCAGCTGGGGATCCGCAACGTCCACGTCCACAAGGGACCGACGATCTACCCGCTCAACCGCGACGCCTTCGACGTGGCCGACGTGGACGACGCGGCCAGCGCGTTCCCGGAGCTGAACTTCATCATCGAGCACGTCGGCCTGCCGCGGCTGGAGGACTTCTGCTGGATCGCCACGCAGGAGCCGAACGTCTACGGCGGCCTGGCCGTCGCGATGCCGTTCATCCACACCCGCCCGCGCTACTTCGCCCAGATCATCGGCGAGCTGCTGTACTGGCTGGACGAGAACCGGATCACCTTCGCCAGCGACTACGCGATCTGGCAGCCGAAGTGGCTGGTAGAGTCCTTTGTGGACTTCCAGATCCCGGAGGACATGCAGAGCGAGTACGGCACGCTCACCCCGGAGATCAAGAAGAAGATCCTCGGCCTGAACGCCGCCAAGCTGTACGACATCGAGGTGCCCGCGGAAGTCACCGCCGGGCTGGCGGGCGCCCCCGCGGACTCCGGTGAGGCGGTCGGCTCGGCTCCCAAGGTGCCGGCATGA
- a CDS encoding iron-sulfur cluster assembly protein: MTAATSETLTARVWRALATVVDPELDEPITGLGFVSDVQVRLHDDGGHAVAVRLRLPTYLPKRPEASRSGAATSPENCFLPAGSVSTSTVCAPNFAYLMVADAHDAVLALPSVGTVEVVLEDHFAAESGFGGAFPGQGGGEPAELRLTFRRKAHLACLERAVRRLVGEGWQIDALSAGRLGDVPESPERESLLRRRAELGLSTDPGSPLLVEDDGEAVAPERVAGRLRFAKAVRVSIEGNSGLCRGLLHTRYPETRTAREEVSS; this comes from the coding sequence ATGACCGCAGCGACGAGCGAGACACTGACCGCGCGGGTCTGGCGGGCGCTGGCCACCGTGGTGGACCCGGAGCTCGACGAGCCCATCACCGGCCTCGGCTTCGTCTCGGACGTCCAGGTGCGGCTGCACGACGACGGTGGCCACGCCGTCGCCGTGCGGCTGCGGCTGCCGACCTACTTACCGAAAAGGCCGGAAGCAAGCCGATCGGGAGCAGCGACCAGCCCGGAGAACTGCTTTCTTCCGGCCGGTTCGGTATCTACCAGCACAGTGTGCGCGCCCAACTTCGCCTACCTGATGGTGGCGGACGCGCACGACGCGGTGCTGGCGCTGCCCAGCGTCGGCACGGTGGAAGTCGTGCTGGAGGACCATTTCGCGGCCGAGTCCGGTTTCGGCGGCGCGTTCCCCGGGCAGGGCGGCGGCGAGCCGGCCGAGCTGCGCCTGACCTTCCGCCGCAAGGCGCACCTGGCCTGCCTGGAGCGCGCGGTGCGCCGGCTGGTCGGCGAGGGCTGGCAGATCGACGCGCTGTCCGCGGGCCGGCTGGGCGACGTCCCGGAGTCCCCGGAGCGCGAGAGCCTGCTGCGGCGCCGGGCCGAGCTGGGCCTGTCCACCGACCCCGGCTCGCCGCTGCTGGTTGAGGACGATGGCGAGGCGGTCGCGCCCGAGCGGGTGGCCGGCCGGCTGCGGTTCGCCAAGGCGGTGCGGGTCAGCATCGAGGGGAATTCGGGGCTGTGCCGCGGTTTGCTGCACACGCGTTACCCGGAGACCCGCACCGCGCGTGAGGAGGTGTCTTCGTGA
- a CDS encoding NAD(P)-dependent alcohol dehydrogenase, with product MKAVQLRGYDRTPELTEVPDPHATGPLDVVVKIGGAGVCRTDLHIIEGQWAEKSGVTLPYTLGHENAGWVAEVGEAVTSVAVGDPVILHPLATCGLCKACRAGDDVHCVQSLFPGIDSDGGYAEYLRTNARAVVKLDSSLAPADVAALADAGLTAYHAARKAAAQLRPGERVVSIGAGGLGHIGIQVLKAISPAELIVVDRSPEALKLAGELGADHLVVADGSEAQAVLELTGGEGAEAVVDFVGEGGAIEAGVAMLRRAGSYYVVGYGGTLAVPTIDIISTEINFVGNLVGSYNDLAELMVLAARGKVSLHTSTYALTDFGRALDDLDNGLVRGRAILVP from the coding sequence GTGAAGGCGGTCCAGCTGCGCGGTTACGACCGCACGCCGGAGCTCACCGAGGTCCCGGACCCGCACGCGACCGGGCCGCTCGACGTCGTGGTGAAGATCGGCGGCGCCGGGGTGTGCCGTACCGACCTGCACATCATCGAGGGCCAGTGGGCGGAGAAGTCCGGCGTCACGCTGCCGTACACGCTCGGCCACGAGAACGCGGGCTGGGTGGCGGAGGTCGGCGAGGCGGTGACCTCGGTGGCCGTCGGCGACCCGGTGATCCTGCACCCGCTCGCCACCTGCGGGCTGTGCAAGGCCTGCCGGGCGGGCGACGACGTCCACTGTGTCCAGTCGCTGTTCCCCGGCATCGACAGTGACGGCGGGTACGCGGAATACTTGCGCACCAACGCGCGTGCCGTGGTCAAGCTGGATTCCTCGCTGGCTCCGGCGGACGTGGCGGCGCTCGCCGACGCGGGCCTCACGGCGTACCACGCGGCGCGCAAGGCGGCCGCGCAGCTGCGGCCCGGCGAGCGCGTGGTGTCGATCGGCGCGGGCGGGCTCGGGCACATCGGCATCCAGGTGCTCAAGGCGATCTCGCCGGCCGAGCTGATCGTGGTCGACCGGTCACCGGAGGCCCTGAAGCTCGCGGGAGAGCTGGGCGCGGACCACCTGGTGGTGGCCGACGGCTCGGAAGCCCAGGCGGTGCTGGAGCTCACCGGCGGCGAGGGCGCGGAGGCCGTCGTCGACTTCGTGGGCGAGGGCGGCGCGATCGAAGCCGGCGTGGCGATGCTGCGGCGCGCCGGGAGTTATTACGTGGTCGGCTACGGCGGGACGCTGGCGGTGCCGACGATCGACATCATCTCCACCGAAATCAACTTCGTGGGCAACCTCGTCGGTTCCTACAACGACCTCGCCGAGCTGATGGTGCTGGCCGCACGCGGGAAAGTCTCGCTGCACACCAGCACCTACGCCCTCACCGACTTCGGCCGGGCGCTCGACGATCTGGACAACGGGCTAGTGCGCGGCCGGGCCATTCTCGTGCCCTGA